Proteins encoded by one window of Sphaerodactylus townsendi isolate TG3544 linkage group LG02, MPM_Stown_v2.3, whole genome shotgun sequence:
- the LOC125427096 gene encoding zinc finger protein 721-like isoform X12, with amino-acid sequence MASCREGPLLAPVSRREGGSGSCMRSAVSFEEVAVFFTEEEWALLDSGQRKLYREVMERNYKTVGFLRNYLSQKALQVPERSILPIVAVQGAVFPREEKICNMEFHQVSLLSCFPRLEGEFGSCASAGKTPTVSFEEVAVFFTEEEWTLLDPGQRKLFWEVMEENYETVTSLAAGVREMVTEKVSRRLVVGKDKDLQMEAKSGDQTASKQKRRKKREAKEKQKKKLADFQSRNQPEISAQEEIQQRNTRHKGALKDSRFRWNTYKCLECGKSFSCSSSLTKHQKLHRRQKPYKSPECGKCFSHNVQFTAHQKVHLGEKPYKCLECGKCFTWKSRLTVHHRVHIGVKPYECLECGMCFSQSDQLNVHHRVHTGEKTYKCLECGKCFTWKSQLTGHQKVHTGEKSYKCLECGKNFSYICHLRTHQWVHFKKKELYKCLECGKSFSCNRNLISHQRIHTGEKPYNCLECEKCFKRKDQLTVHHRIHTGEKPYKCLECGKTFSCNRNLISHQRIHTGEKPYNCLECEKCFTRKDQLAVHHRIHTGEKPYKCLECGKTFSCNRNLISHQRVHTGEKPYKSLECGNSFSCQSNLTKHQMVHTGEKPYKCLECGKCFTRKDQLTIHQRVHSGEKPYKCLECGKCFTRKDQLAVHHRIHTGEKPYKCLECGKTFSCNGSLFQHQRSHTGENPYKCQECGKSFSSQSNLTKHQMVHTGEKPYKCLECGKCFSRNSHLTIHQRVHTGEKPYKCLECGKCFSRSSRLSVHQRIHTGEKPYKCLECGKFFSRSDQLNVHQRVHIGEKPYKCLECGKCFFRNSQLTKHQRVHTGEKPYKCLECGKCFSQISHLTVHQRVHTGEKPYKCLECGKCFSRSAQLIIHQRVHTGEKPYKCMECGKSFIRIDQLTVHHRVHTGEKPYKCQECGKTFSSSYAVRTHQWVHTGEKPYKCLECEKTYSRKSDLTQHQRIHTGEKPYKCLECGKCFTWNGQLTMHHRVHTGEKPYKCQECKKTFSLNRDLRKHQWVHIGEKPYKCLECGNTFSCNGDLDKHQRVHTGEKPCKCLECGKSFSHNGQLTKHQRVHTGEKPYKCLECGKCFSQSSHLTIHQRIHTVEKPYKCLECGKIFSCNGDLRKHKRIHTGEKPYTCLECGKSFSRNDHLNLHQRVHTGEKPYKCLECGKSFSRNGHLKVHQWVHTGEKPYKCLECGKSFTLNGYLTVHQRVHTGEKPYKCLECGKNFSYSRDLRTHQSVHKGEEPYKCMECGKSMSSNRTFRIHQRIHTGEKPYKCLECGKCFSQKGQLTDHQWVHTGEKPYKCLECGKSFPCKSSLSKHQRVHSGEKPYKCLECEKTFSSNYALNHHQRIHTGEKPYKCLECGKSFSWNDRLNVHQRVHTGEKPYKCLECGKSFSRNRRLKIHQRVHISNPRFPLVIRPRIIKPKPMNTEATFSIGINVNPINPF; translated from the exons ATGGCGTCCTGTCGGGAGGGTCCTCTCCTGGCTCCCGTCTCCCGGCGGGAGGGAGGATCCGGCTCTTGCATG AGATCTGCAGTGTCCTTTGAGGAGGTCGCCGTGTTCTTCACGGAGGAggaatgggctctgctggattCAGGGCAAAGAAAACTCTACCGGGAAGTTATGGAGCGAAATTACAAGACAGTGGGCTTTCTGA GGAACTACCTTTCCCAGAAGGCCTTGCAAGTGCCAGAGAGGTCAATCTTGCCTATTGTCGCTGTCCAGGGAGCAGTTTTTCCTAGAGAAGAAAAAATATGCAATATGGAATTCCACCAagtctctcttctttcttgtttcccCCGGCTGGAGGGAGAGTTTGGTTCTTGCGCATCTGCAGGAAAG acacCCACAGTGTCCTTTGAGGAGGTCGCCGTGTTCTTCACGGAGGAGGAGTGGACTCTGCTGGATCCAGGCCAAAGAAAACTCTTCTGGGAAGTTATGGAGGAAAATTATGAGACCGTCACCTCTCTGG ctgcaggaGTGAGGGAGATGGTAACAGAAAAGGTTTCAAGAAggcttgttgtggggaaagacaAAGACCTGCAGATGGAAGCGAAATCTGGAGATCAAACGGCGTCAAAGCAAAAGcgcagaaagaaaagagaagcaaaagagaagcaaaagaagaaattgGCTGACTTTCAGAGCAGAAATCAACCTGAGATCTCAGCCCAAGAGGAAATACAGCAGAGAAACACAAGGCATAAGGGTGCATTAAAAGACTCAAGGTTCCGCTGGAACACATATAAATGCctagagtgtgggaagagcttctctTGCAGTAGCAGCCTAACTAAGCATCAGAAGCTTCACAGAAGGCAAAAGCCATATAAGTCTCCGGAGTGTGGAAAATGCTTCTCTCATAATGTTCAATTTACTGCCCATCAAAAGGTTCACCTGggtgagaagccatataaatgtctggaatgTGGAAAGTGTTTCACCTGGAAAAGTCGGCTAACTGTACATCACAGGGTTCACATAGGGGTGAAGCCTTatgaatgcctggagtgtggaatgTGCTTCTCGCAGAGTGACCAACTAAATGTACATCAcagggttcacacaggggagaagacttataaatgtctggaatgtggaaagtgcttcacCTGGAAAAGTCAGCTAACTGgacatcaaaaggttcacacaggggagaagtcttataaatgtttggaatgtggaaagaattTCTCTTATATTTGTCACTTAAGAACACATCAAtgggttcattttaaaaaaaaggaactttataaatgcctggagtgtggaaagagcttctcttGCAATCGCAACCTAATATcacatcaaaggattcacacaggggagaagccttaTAATTGCTTGGAGTGTGAAAAGTGCTTCAAAAGGAAAGATCAACTAACTGTACATCACAGGATTCATACGGGGGAGAAGccttacaaatgcctggagtgtggaaagaccttCTCTTGCAATCGCAACCTAATATcacatcaaaggattcacacaggggagaagccttaTAATTGCTTGGAGTGTGAAAAGTGCTTCACTAGGAAAGATCAACTAGCTGTACATCACAGGATTCATACGGGGGAGAAGccttacaaatgcctggagtgtggaaagaccttCTCTTGCAATCGCAACCTAATATCACATCagagggttcacacaggggagaagccttaTAAGagcctggagtgtggaaacagCTTCTCTTGCCAAAGCAATCTAACTAAACATCAaatggttcacacaggggagaagccatataaatgcttggagtgtggaaagtgcttcactCGGAAAGATCAACTAACTATACACCAGAGGGTACACagtggagagaagccatataaatgcttggagtgtggaaagtgcttcactAGGAAAGATCAACTAGCTGTACATCACAGGATTCATACGGGGGAGAAGccttacaaatgcctggagtgtggaaagaccttCTCTTGTAATGGCAGCCTATTTCAGCATCAAAGGAGTCACACAGGTGAGAATCCTTATAAATGccaggaatgtggaaagagcttctctaGCCAAAGCAATCTAACTAAACATCAGatggttcacacaggggagaagccatataaatgcttggagtgtggaaagtgtttcTCTCGAAATAGCCATTTAACTATACATCAGAgggttcacactggggagaagccatacaaatgcctggagtgtggaaaatgctTCTCTCGAAGTAGCCGACTAAGTGTacatcaaaggattcacactggggagaagccatacaaatgcctggagtgtggaaagttcTTCTCGCGGAGCGACCAACTAAATGTAC ATCAAAGGGTTCACataggggagaagccatataaatgcttggagtgtggaaagtgcttctttcGAAATAGCCAACTAACGAAACATCAGAgggttcacactggggagaaaccatataaatgcttggagtgtggaaagtgcttctctcaaaTTAGCCACCTAACTGTACATCAGAGggttcacactggagagaaaccatataaatgcctggagtgtgggaagtgCTTCTCGCGGAGTGCCCAACTAATCATACATCagagggttcacacaggggagaagccttaTAAATgcatggaatgtggaaagagcttcattCGGATTGATCAGCTAACTGTTCATCAcagggttcacacaggggagaagccatataaatgccaggagtgtggaaagaccTTCTCCTCCAGTTACGCTGTAAGAACACATCAgtgggttcacacaggggagaagccttaCAAATGTCTGGAGTGTGAAAAGACCTACTCTCGTAAAAGTGATCTAACTCaacatcaaaggattcacacaggtgagaagccatataaatgcttggagtgtggaaagtgcttcactTGGAACGGTCAGCTAACTATGCATCACAgggttcacacaggagagaagccttacaaatgccaggagtgtaAAAAGACCTTCTCTCTTAATCGTGACCTAAGGAAACATCAGTGGGTTCACataggagagaagccatataaatgcttggagtgtggaaacacctTCTCTTGTAATGGTGACTTAGATAaacatcaaagggttcacactggagagaagccatgtaagtgcctggagtgtggaaagagcttctctcATAATGGTCAACTAACGAAACATCAGAGGGTTCACAcgggggagaagccatataaatgtttggagtgtggaaagtgcttttctCAAAGTAGCCACCTAACTATACATCAGAGGATTCACACTgtagagaagccatataaatgcttggagtgtggaaagatcTTCTCTTGTAATGGTGACCTAAGAAAACATAAAAG gattcacacaggggagaagccatatacatgcttggagtgtggaaagagcttctcgCGGAATGACCACCTAAACTTACATCAacgggttcacacaggggagaagccatataaatgcttggagtgtggaaagagcttctcacGGAATGGCCATCTAAAAGTACATCAgtgggttcacacaggggagaagccatataaatgtctggaatgtggaaagagcttcactcTGAATGGTTATCTAACTGTACATCAGAGGgttcatacaggggagaagccTTATAAATGCCTTGAATGTGGAAAGAACTTTTCTTATAGTCGTGACTTAAGAACACATCAATCGGTTCACAAAGGTGAGGAACCTTATAAATgcatggaatgtggaaagagcatGTCTTCCAATCGCACCTTTAGAATacatcaaaggattcacacaggggagaagccatataaatgcctagagtgtggaaagtgcttctctcagaaaGGCCAATTAACTGATCATCAGTGGgttcatacaggggagaagccatataaatgcctggagtgtggaaagagcttccctTGCAAAAGCAGCCTAAGTAAACATCAAAGGGTTCactctggggagaagccatataaatgcctggagtgtgaaaAGACCTTCTCTTCTAATTATGCTCTAAATCAtcatcaaaggattcacacaggggagaagccatataaatgcttggagtgtggaaagagcttctcgTGGAATGACCGACTAAACGTACATCAACGGGTTCACACGGGggaaaagccatataaatgcctggaatgtggaaagagcttctcacGGAATCGCCGTCTAAAAATACATCAACGGGTTCACATTAGTAATCCTCGGTTTCCGTTAGTAATCCGTCCGAGAATAAtcaaaccgaaaccgatgaacaCAGAGGCaaccttttccataggaatcaatgtaaatccaattaatccattctag
- the LOC125427096 gene encoding zinc finger protein 420-like isoform X16, whose protein sequence is MASCREGPLLAPVSRREGGSGSCMRSAVSFEEVAVFFTEEEWALLDSGQRKLYREVMERNYKTVGFLRNYLSQKALQVPERSILPIVAVQGAVFPREEKICNMEFHQVSLLSCFPRLEGEFGSCASAGKTPTVSFEEVAVFFTEEEWTLLDPGQRKLFWEVMEENYETVTSLAAGVREMVTEKVSRRLVVGKDKDLQMEAKSGDQTASKQKRRKKREAKEKQKKKLADFQSRNQPEISAQEEIQQRNTRHKGALKDSRFRWNTYKCLECGKSFSCSSSLTKHQKLHRRQKPYKSPECGKCFSHNVQFTAHQKVHLGEKPYKCLECGKCFTWKSRLTVHHRVHIGVKPYECLECGMCFSQSDQLNVHHRVHTGEKTYKCLECGKCFTWKSQLTGHQKVHTGEKSYKCLECGKNFSYICHLRTHQWVHFKKKELYKCLECGKSFSCNRNLISHQRIHTGEKPYNCLECEKCFKRKDQLTVHHRIHTGEKPYKCLECGKTFSCNRNLISHQRIHTGEKPYNCLECEKCFTRKDQLAVHHRIHTGEKPYKCLECGKTFSCNRNLISHQRVHTGEKPYKSLECGNSFSCQSNLTKHQMVHTGEKPYKCLECGKCFTRKDQLTIHQRVHSGEKPYKCLECGKCFTRKDQLAVHHRIHTGEKPYKCLECGKTFSCNGSLFQHQRSHTGESFSRSAQLIIHQRVHTGEKPYKCMECGKSFIRIDQLTVHHRVHTGEKPYKCQECGKTFSSSYAVRTHQWVHTGEKPYKCLECEKTYSRKSDLTQHQRIHTGEKPYKCLECGKCFTWNGQLTMHHRVHTGEKPYKCQECKKTFSLNRDLRKHQWVHIGEKPYKCLECGNTFSCNGDLDKHQRVHTGEKPCKCLECGKSFSHNGQLTKHQRVHTGEKPYKCLECGKCFSQSSHLTIHQRIHTVEKPYKCLECGKIFSCNGDLRKHKRIHTGEKPYTCLECGKSFSRNDHLNLHQRVHTGEKPYKCLECGKSFSRNGHLKVHQWVHTGEKPYKCLECGKSFTLNGYLTVHQRVHTGEKPYKCLECGKNFSYSRDLRTHQSVHKGEEPYKCMECGKSMSSNRTFRIHQRIHTGEKPYKCLECGKCFSQKGQLTDHQWVHTGEKPYKCLECGKSFPCKSSLSKHQRVHSGEKPYKCLECEKTFSSNYALNHHQRIHTGEKPYKCLECGKSFSWNDRLNVHQRVHTGEKPYKCLECGKSFSRNRRLKIHQRVHISNPRFPLVIRPRIIKPKPMNTEATFSIGINVNPINPF, encoded by the exons ATGGCGTCCTGTCGGGAGGGTCCTCTCCTGGCTCCCGTCTCCCGGCGGGAGGGAGGATCCGGCTCTTGCATG AGATCTGCAGTGTCCTTTGAGGAGGTCGCCGTGTTCTTCACGGAGGAggaatgggctctgctggattCAGGGCAAAGAAAACTCTACCGGGAAGTTATGGAGCGAAATTACAAGACAGTGGGCTTTCTGA GGAACTACCTTTCCCAGAAGGCCTTGCAAGTGCCAGAGAGGTCAATCTTGCCTATTGTCGCTGTCCAGGGAGCAGTTTTTCCTAGAGAAGAAAAAATATGCAATATGGAATTCCACCAagtctctcttctttcttgtttcccCCGGCTGGAGGGAGAGTTTGGTTCTTGCGCATCTGCAGGAAAG acacCCACAGTGTCCTTTGAGGAGGTCGCCGTGTTCTTCACGGAGGAGGAGTGGACTCTGCTGGATCCAGGCCAAAGAAAACTCTTCTGGGAAGTTATGGAGGAAAATTATGAGACCGTCACCTCTCTGG ctgcaggaGTGAGGGAGATGGTAACAGAAAAGGTTTCAAGAAggcttgttgtggggaaagacaAAGACCTGCAGATGGAAGCGAAATCTGGAGATCAAACGGCGTCAAAGCAAAAGcgcagaaagaaaagagaagcaaaagagaagcaaaagaagaaattgGCTGACTTTCAGAGCAGAAATCAACCTGAGATCTCAGCCCAAGAGGAAATACAGCAGAGAAACACAAGGCATAAGGGTGCATTAAAAGACTCAAGGTTCCGCTGGAACACATATAAATGCctagagtgtgggaagagcttctctTGCAGTAGCAGCCTAACTAAGCATCAGAAGCTTCACAGAAGGCAAAAGCCATATAAGTCTCCGGAGTGTGGAAAATGCTTCTCTCATAATGTTCAATTTACTGCCCATCAAAAGGTTCACCTGggtgagaagccatataaatgtctggaatgTGGAAAGTGTTTCACCTGGAAAAGTCGGCTAACTGTACATCACAGGGTTCACATAGGGGTGAAGCCTTatgaatgcctggagtgtggaatgTGCTTCTCGCAGAGTGACCAACTAAATGTACATCAcagggttcacacaggggagaagacttataaatgtctggaatgtggaaagtgcttcacCTGGAAAAGTCAGCTAACTGgacatcaaaaggttcacacaggggagaagtcttataaatgtttggaatgtggaaagaattTCTCTTATATTTGTCACTTAAGAACACATCAAtgggttcattttaaaaaaaaggaactttataaatgcctggagtgtggaaagagcttctcttGCAATCGCAACCTAATATcacatcaaaggattcacacaggggagaagccttaTAATTGCTTGGAGTGTGAAAAGTGCTTCAAAAGGAAAGATCAACTAACTGTACATCACAGGATTCATACGGGGGAGAAGccttacaaatgcctggagtgtggaaagaccttCTCTTGCAATCGCAACCTAATATcacatcaaaggattcacacaggggagaagccttaTAATTGCTTGGAGTGTGAAAAGTGCTTCACTAGGAAAGATCAACTAGCTGTACATCACAGGATTCATACGGGGGAGAAGccttacaaatgcctggagtgtggaaagaccttCTCTTGCAATCGCAACCTAATATCACATCagagggttcacacaggggagaagccttaTAAGagcctggagtgtggaaacagCTTCTCTTGCCAAAGCAATCTAACTAAACATCAaatggttcacacaggggagaagccatataaatgcttggagtgtggaaagtgcttcactCGGAAAGATCAACTAACTATACACCAGAGGGTACACagtggagagaagccatataaatgcttggagtgtggaaagtgcttcactAGGAAAGATCAACTAGCTGTACATCACAGGATTCATACGGGGGAGAAGccttacaaatgcctggagtgtggaaagaccttCTCTTGTAATGGCAGCCTATTTCAGCATCAAAGGAGTCACACAGGTGAGA gCTTCTCGCGGAGTGCCCAACTAATCATACATCagagggttcacacaggggagaagccttaTAAATgcatggaatgtggaaagagcttcattCGGATTGATCAGCTAACTGTTCATCAcagggttcacacaggggagaagccatataaatgccaggagtgtggaaagaccTTCTCCTCCAGTTACGCTGTAAGAACACATCAgtgggttcacacaggggagaagccttaCAAATGTCTGGAGTGTGAAAAGACCTACTCTCGTAAAAGTGATCTAACTCaacatcaaaggattcacacaggtgagaagccatataaatgcttggagtgtggaaagtgcttcactTGGAACGGTCAGCTAACTATGCATCACAgggttcacacaggagagaagccttacaaatgccaggagtgtaAAAAGACCTTCTCTCTTAATCGTGACCTAAGGAAACATCAGTGGGTTCACataggagagaagccatataaatgcttggagtgtggaaacacctTCTCTTGTAATGGTGACTTAGATAaacatcaaagggttcacactggagagaagccatgtaagtgcctggagtgtggaaagagcttctctcATAATGGTCAACTAACGAAACATCAGAGGGTTCACAcgggggagaagccatataaatgtttggagtgtggaaagtgcttttctCAAAGTAGCCACCTAACTATACATCAGAGGATTCACACTgtagagaagccatataaatgcttggagtgtggaaagatcTTCTCTTGTAATGGTGACCTAAGAAAACATAAAAG gattcacacaggggagaagccatatacatgcttggagtgtggaaagagcttctcgCGGAATGACCACCTAAACTTACATCAacgggttcacacaggggagaagccatataaatgcttggagtgtggaaagagcttctcacGGAATGGCCATCTAAAAGTACATCAgtgggttcacacaggggagaagccatataaatgtctggaatgtggaaagagcttcactcTGAATGGTTATCTAACTGTACATCAGAGGgttcatacaggggagaagccTTATAAATGCCTTGAATGTGGAAAGAACTTTTCTTATAGTCGTGACTTAAGAACACATCAATCGGTTCACAAAGGTGAGGAACCTTATAAATgcatggaatgtggaaagagcatGTCTTCCAATCGCACCTTTAGAATacatcaaaggattcacacaggggagaagccatataaatgcctagagtgtggaaagtgcttctctcagaaaGGCCAATTAACTGATCATCAGTGGgttcatacaggggagaagccatataaatgcctggagtgtggaaagagcttccctTGCAAAAGCAGCCTAAGTAAACATCAAAGGGTTCactctggggagaagccatataaatgcctggagtgtgaaaAGACCTTCTCTTCTAATTATGCTCTAAATCAtcatcaaaggattcacacaggggagaagccatataaatgcttggagtgtggaaagagcttctcgTGGAATGACCGACTAAACGTACATCAACGGGTTCACACGGGggaaaagccatataaatgcctggaatgtggaaagagcttctcacGGAATCGCCGTCTAAAAATACATCAACGGGTTCACATTAGTAATCCTCGGTTTCCGTTAGTAATCCGTCCGAGAATAAtcaaaccgaaaccgatgaacaCAGAGGCaaccttttccataggaatcaatgtaaatccaattaatccattctag